From the genome of Oncorhynchus masou masou isolate Uvic2021 unplaced genomic scaffold, UVic_Omas_1.1 unplaced_scaffold_1313, whole genome shotgun sequence:
ggtccatgttgactccaatgcttcctactgTTGTGTCAAgtaggctggatgtcctttgggtggtggaacattcttgatacacacgggaactgttgagcgtggaaaaacccagaggcgttgtagttcttgacacaaaccggtgtgcctggcacccactaccataccccattcaaaagcacgtaaatatgttgtcttgcccatttgccctctgaatggcacacatacacaacccatgtctcaaagcttaaacatccttctttaacctgactcctccccttcatctttaacctgactcctccccttcatctccactggttgaacaagtgacatcaataagggatcatagctttcacctggttagtctgtcatggaaagaggtgttcttaatgttttgtacactgtagaTCTTTTCATTTGTTAAATAATTAGTTTACAttaaaaaaatctcaatttaTTTCATGATTTGTTACAGAATTTGACTTCAGTATACAAACGTGTTGGACAACAATGTATGATACAGAATGTTTTGACAATTATGTATCTCCTTAATGACATATGACCATCATTCACACTCACATAAAATGGGAGTAAATAAAAGTCAACAATGAGTCGAACCAAAACTTAGATCAAAGCTCTGTAATTCAATGTAgtcataatcaaatcaaaatcaaatttacaCCTGTGCCTCTTCAGGGACCCAGTTTGACTGTAGCTCTTACTGCACTGCGTGCATTTGTACAGCTTCTCCCCTGTATGGACAACCATGTGCACTTTACGCAACATAGAATTGACAAAGCACTTGTCGCACTCAGAGCATTTGtatggtttctcccctgtgtatCTCATGTGCTGCATTAGATTCCTACTCTGACTAGCTAATACCACACTCCATGCATTTGTACGGCTTCTCTCCGGTGTGGACAACCATGTGTGCATTACGGGATGCCGTAGTGACAAAGCACTTGTCGCAATCGGAGCATTTgtaaggtttctcccctgtgtgtttcCTTCTGACGTGCTCTTTTAGCTTGCACCACTGTTTGAACCTCTTCCCACAGTCCTGGCAAGAGAAAGGCGTCTCCCCAGTGTGCTGTCGCCGGTGGACCATAAGGGTGTGCGGCCGGGCAAAGGTCATGGGACATTCTGGGCAGGACAGCGGGCGCTCGCCGGTGTGGCTCAGCCGGTGATACTTCAGACTCATGTAACTCTGTGGGCCGTCATGTGGCAGGTGGGCGGAGATCTTGAAGCCTTGGCCGCACTGGGAGCAGACGTAGGGCCGCGCGTCGCTGTGGAAACGCATGTGGCGGGTCAGGTTGGATTTGAACGTGAAGGTTCTGCAGCACTGGGAGCAGACGAAGGGACGTTCCGCATCGTGGATCGGCAGGTGCTCGACCAGACCGTCCAAGCCGGCTTTCCGGGAGAACGTCTTATGGCCTCGCAGGAGCACGGCCGGGACTGTGTGTGGGCACGGAAACCGCCGGACCTTCTGGTTGAGAGGCCGCCATTCTGGGTCGGACCAGAATGCATTCAGATTGAACGGCCGGCTGGTAGCCGACCGCAGGCGTCTCCTTCCATCTTGGAAGTACAGGGGGGCATCCTCTGCCTTGATACCCAGCTGATGTGCATCTGTCCTGGGGTCGCTCTCTGTAGGAGGTCCCTTGGCGTTACCCATCTCTGGGTCGTAGCTCTCTGGCTTCACAGCGTTCAACCAGTGTTCAATTTTTGTCCGGATAGGCAGCTCGTCCATCTCTTGTTTCACCTGGTTTAAATTAGAATACCTTTATTTTTCTCTGAGGAAACTTACAAACCAGTCAAGATATCTAGTAAACATATAGCTGCAACATTCACAAAGCGTTACAAATGCGATACAAGATCTCAATTAAATGTTCATTTAAAAGCCACAACTTTAAACCTACCTCTTGTTTTACCTCGTCAGGCCTCAAGATGGCGCTGGAGAGTTGTAGACTTATCTTGGGTTTGTTTTTGCTTCCCTTGGGGCGACCCCACCACTTAGGGGCCGATGATACCTGGCTAGAAACACTTTCACTGTCAGCAGAGTTGTTTCCTTTTCCTGTGGATTGTTTTCTTCCTCTGGTGGTGGAGTTGTTCTTCTTCGTTGGTTTTCTGCCTGGTTTGTTATTGTTCTTCTGAGCAGCGAGAGACAGTTGATCCTTCGTTAGTCTGTGGAGTCTCACGATAGCAGCCATTTTGAGATGATGTAAGGCGAgtttctctggtcaaaagttgctGACGCCTGACAGATCTTagttaaaatacctatccaggcatcGTATCAACTAACCAAATcatgttatagcaatctgtcaGTCTATAACACCGTCGATGGTGTGGCaggcaaccattggttgatgaaTGTAACATCTGAGCAGGGGAACATTACCCCTAGTCTCAATCTGGGCAGAGAAACGTGTTCTGTTAAACTAATGTCTCAGGGTCTTGTAGCTCTAGGATGGAACCATGTAGGGGATGTCTTGTCCTCTCCTTTAAAGACAGAGCTGGTCATCATCTGTAAGAAACAATATACAATAGAGAGAAAGTCAATAATAATTGAGAAAATTAAGCCCACAAAGAAAGAAAATAAGCATATCAACTAGAAAAGAATAGAATTGACCCAAAAAATAAGAATAAGGGAAACGAATAGTATCTCTCCAAAGTAGATACATAAATATAGTAAAGATGCCCTATGCAGAAATccctccgccatttcctggttgataAAGTTTGAATAGTTCACCTACTTTCAGTTTGACAAAACCAGcatgtatagtgtagagaatcattgtgaAGTATCTTTTCCATAATCAGTGTAGTATTTTCAGCTGTCTGAAGCTGTTGTAAAAGATGCATAAAACACATTTTaggaacgggaagcatagaaatagtacACATAGAACAGATCAACCGCTTCtgagacttgctttcaatgagaatgacagatctataacttacatttctatgtgaatttggtcccggtagcccaaaaagttacatattgcatctTTAAATAAACAATTATTGGTGTCTAAGACAGTTTTTTTAAATTACTTTTAACATCCCTAAACTAAAAATCCACAAGATAGCTCTAGGTTAAATATAACTTCATGGTGAAATACAACACTAATTACATGTTGCTGTATGAGTCTTTTTTAAGGATAAAACAAAGTCCACCAAATGCATTCTGTTGGTGCAAAACGAATTCGAATCTAAAGTTACTTTTGGATAAATACCGCATTGATTATATATTGATAATCAACTCCCCCGTTGGATATTTGCAGCGAAGTTTATTTGATAGGCTTGCATTGTGGAAAGCGAAAGCTACTGTAGTTATTCAGTAGCGAGCTCGTCGATGATGCTTGGTCAGCTAGCTCTGGTCTACCACTGCAAGAGACATCTAATGGCCTACTTGCAGGGACGGAGGCAGCAATCTGCAGTGGTCATGGCTGGTACGAGTCGGTTTACTGAAAAACCAGTACATTTTATTTCAGATAAATAATTGCAATCCCTGTTTGCAAGAAACACTGTTGCATTCCAAGATAAACAATACCACATGTATCCACAGTGCAAAGGAAGTAGTGACGACTGTTGCTGATTTTGTTCCAAGACCTCCACATTCTCAGTGCTGCCACCTAGCGGAGCGGATGAAGACATTTCGTTCCATTTCCATACTACAACATGCTCTATTAGAGATATTCTTATAGACCCAATTCTTATGGATTTTCTCTATTCATCTGTGGATATACTGTCTGCAAATGAATGATCTGCACCTAGAACCATAACCACATAGTAATACACATACCTACTGTTTGAAGAGACAACTTAATGTAGCTCGTTGTGCTAGATCTTTTATGTCCGGATTTGTTTTGCCTCCTTTAAGGCAGAAAATGTATGTTGTAAAATATTGTCTTTCTTTGCTCTTCACCTTCACCTCTCTCAGCCTCTTCCCTCCTCTGTTGCTCTTCAGCTCTGATctttctgcctcttctctcctctgttgctcttcagctctgatctttctgcctcttctctcctctgttgctcttcagctctgatctttctgcctcttctctcctctgttgctcttcagctctgatctttctgcctcttctctcctctgttgctcttcagctctgatctttctgcctcttctctcctctgttgctcttcagctctgatctttctgcctcttctctcctccgttgctcttcagctctgatctttctgcctcttctctcctccgttgctcttcagctctgatctctcagcctcttctctcctctgttgctcttcagctctgatctctcagcctcttctctcctctgttgctcttcagctctgatctttctgcctcttctctcctctgttgctcttcagctctgatctttctgcctcttctctcctctgttgctcttcagctctgatctttctgcctcttctctcctctgttgctcttcagctctgatctttctgcctcttctctcctctgttgctcttcagctctgatctttctgcctcttctctcctctgttgctcttcagctctgatctttctgcctcttctctcctctgttgctcttcagctctgatctttctgcctcttctctcctccgttgctcttcagctctgatctctctgcctcttctctcctctgttgctcttcagctctgatctttctgcctcttctctcctctgttgctcttcagctctgatctttctgcctcttctctcctctgttgctcttcagctctgatctttctgcctcttctctcctctgttgctcttcagctctgatctttctgcctcttctctcctctgttgctcttcagctctgatctttctgcctcttctctcctctgttgctcttcagctctgatctttctgcctcttctctcctctgttgctcttcagctctgatctttctgcctcttctctcctccgttgctcttcagctctgatctctctgcctcttctctcctctgttgctcttcagctctgatctttctgcctcttctctcctctgttgctcttcagctctgatctctctgcctcttctctcctctgttgctcttcagctctgatctttctgcctcttctctcctctgttgctcttcagctctgatctttctgcctcttctctcctctgttgctcttcagctctgatctttctgcctcttctctcctctgttgctcttcagctctgatctttctgcctcttctctcctctgttgctcttcagctctgatctttctgcctcttctctcctctgttgctCTTTAGCTCTgatctctctgcctcttctctcctccgttgCTCTTCAGCTCTGATCTTTCTGCCTCTTCCATGTAGTAGTATCCCCAGTTCTGGTATGATACTGTATCAATAttgtcaagcagtcatttaactTCTCCAATGTTGCCTTTGACTTCAATGTTGAAGACATTGGATCCACCACCAGTTAGCATTGAGCACCTGAAGGTTTGGACTGCTCTTCAGACAGGCCATTATAGGTTTACCCTGTAACAGGTCTTTAACAGCACTCTGGTGAACTTTGTGATCCAAAACTCTCCTGGATTGACTTCACAGCGTTCCTTCTCCTCGTCAGTGAATAACCCCCCCAGCAGTAGAACACGAGGATGAGAGAGATCCAGGCATTTCACTGATTACGCCTGGGGTTTCCATGACAATGATGTTGGTCCCGTCCAGAACTCCATATTCTGACTGACACTGTGGTCACAGACACAGAGGAAGTCTCTACTGTGAAGACATTTCTCCCCAGTTTGGTGTTTCCTGTTGCACTCTTTCCTCCTACAGTCATACCCAGCAGAACTATTCTAAGCTCACATCTTActgtcccactgggcaaaaaagaatggttgaatcaatgttgtttcaacaTCATTTAAACCAAAAATattcaatgtgatgacgttgaatcaacgtggaaaactgactGGATTTGCCAAAGGTCATCAACTTaaagggaaatgtgtttttttcccccaccCAACTTCAACCTAAATTCAATGACAGGGTGAAATATTTTGGTTGATTTCACATTCGTTTAAATCATAATTTATCTGCATGAACAACAGAGTGAAATGCATGAATCAAATGTAAAACACAGTAAAAATGAGTGTCAGTAAGACTCTCTGAGCTACTGATACTCTGGACGACAAGGCCTGGGGCTTTCTGCCCAGAGAACATCAGAGACAATCTAAATGACTGTCAGTAAGACTCTCTGAGCTACTGATACTCTGGACGACAAGGCCTGGGGCTTTCTGCCCAGAGAACATCAGAGACAATCTAAATGACTGTCAGTAAGACTCTCTGAGCTACTGATACTCTGGACGACAAGGCCTGGGGCTTTCTGCCCAGAGAACATCAGAGACAATCTAAATGAGTGTCAGTAAGACTCTCTGAGCTACTGATACTCTGGACGACAAGGCCTGGGGCTTTCTGCCCAGAGAACATCAGAGACAATCTAAATGAGTGTCAGTAAGACTCTCTAAGCTACTGATACTCTGGACGACAAGGCCTGGGGCTTTCTGCCCAGAGAACATCAGAGACAATCTAAATGAGTGTCAGTAAGACTCTCTGAGCTACTGATACTCTGGACGACAAGGCCAGGGGCTTTCTGCCCAGAGAACATCAGAGACAATCTAAATGAGTGTCAGTAAGACTCTCTAAGCTACTGATACTCTGGACGACAAGGCCTGGGGCTTTCTGCCCAGAGAACATCTGAGACAATCTAAATGAGTGTCAGTAAGGCTCTCTGAGCTACTGATACTCTGGACGACAAGGCCTGGGGCTTTCTGCCCAGAGAACATCACAATCTAAATGACTGTCAGTAAGACTCTCTGAGCTACTGATACTCTGGACGACAAGGCCTGGGGCTTTCTGCCCAGAGAACATCAGAGATAATCTAAATGAGTGTCAGTAAGACTCTCTGAGCTACTGATACTCTGGACGACAAGGCCAGGGGCTTTCTGCCCAGAGAACATCAGAGACAATCTAAATGAGTGTCAGTAAGACTCTCTGAGCTACTGATACTCTGGACGACAAGGCCTGGGGCTTTCTGCCCAGAGAACATCAGAGACAATCTAAATGAGTCCTATAAGTGATGACATTCATGAACCTGAAACCAGGAAAAGTCAAGACACCAAAAACAAAATGACAAGCTCATTCTGAGGGGCTTCTTACCTCAGTCTGTTCCCCTCTAATgacctcagtctgttctcctctaattacctcagtctgttctcctctaatgacctcagtctgttctcctctaattacctcagtctgttcccctctaatgacctcagtctgttctcctctaattacctcagtctgttctcctctaattacctcagtctgttctcctctaatgacctcagtctgttctcctctaatgacctcagtctgttcccctctaattacctgagtctgttctcctctaatgacctcagtctgttctcctctaattacctcagtctgttcccctctaattacctcagtctgttctcctctaattacctcagtctgttctcctctaattacctcagtctgttcccctctaattacctcagtctgttcccttctaattacctcagtctgttcccctctaattacctcagtctgttcccctctaattacctcagtctgttctcctctaattacctcagtctgttctcctctaattacctcagtctgttcccctctaattacctcagtctgttcccctctaattacctcagtctgttcccctctaattacctcagtctgttctcctctaattacctcagtctgttcccctctaatgacctcagtctgttctcctctaattacctcagtctgttctcctctaatgacctcagtctgttcccctctaattacctcagtctgttcccctctaattacctcagtctgttcccctctaatgacctcagtctgttctcctctaattacctcagtctgttcccctctaattacctcagtctgttcccctctaatgacctcagtctgttctcctctaattACCTCAGTCGGTTCCCCTCtaattacctcagtctgttcccctctaattacctcagtctgttcccctctaattacctcagtctgttcccctctaattacctcagtctgttcccctctaattacctcagtctgttcccctctaattacctcagtctgttcccctctaatgacctcagtctgttctcctctaattacctcagtctgttcccctctaattacctcagtctgttcccctctaatgacctcagtctgttcccctctaattacctcagtctgttcccctctaattacctcagtctgttcccctctaattacctcagtctgttctcctctaattacctcagtctgttctcctctaattacctcagtctgttcccctctaattacctcagtctgttctcctctaattacctcagtctgttcccctctaattacctcagtctgttcccctctaattacctcagtctgttctcctctaatGACCTGagtctgttctcctctaattacctcagtctgttctcctctaattacctcagtctgttcccctctaattacctcagtctgttctcctctaattacctcagtctgttctcctctaatgacctcagtctgttctcctctaattacctcagtctgttctcctctaattacctcagtctgttctcctctaattacctgagtctgttctcctctaattacctcagtctgttcccctctaattacctcagtctgttctcctctaattacctcagtctgttctcctctaattacctcagtctgttctcctctaattacctcagtctgttcccctctaattacctcagtctgttctcctctaattacctcagtctgttcccctctaattacctcagtctgttctcctctaattacctcagtctgttcccctctaattacctcagtctgttctcctctaattacctcagtctgttcccctctaattacctcagtctgttctcctctaattacctcagtctgttctcctctaattaccgcagtctgttctcctctaattacctcagtctgttctcctctaattacctcagtctgttcccctctaattacctcagtctgttctcctctaattacctcagtctgttctcctctaattaccgcagtctgttctcctctaattacctcagtctgttctcctctaattacctcagtctgttcccctctaatgacctcagtctgttctcctctaatGACCTCAGCCATACTGTGGTAGTCTTCTTTATTGTTTAGTGTAACAGAGGTGAAATCAAAACATTAGAAGTACAATCTAACGCTACTATATATATTGATTTAAAgcatttattttgtttttttaagtcaGAATATTTGACTAAATTCTGGTAATCAACTATGACTCCTCCCGACAGCCCAGGAGTTGCAGCATTACTTCCTTTGTGTTCATTATCAACGTTTTAATTTCCCAGTAATTCCTTCCCTCCTGACATAAGCAAATATTTAATAACATTTACCTCGACAGTATGGTACGCAGGTGCTTctatttgtcctgtttcacacTTGTACAAGTGTGTACTTGTGTGATTTGGAAATGTTTGTATATCTCCCTGAGACAGCCTGAAGAGCTGAGGTCGAAGGTCAGCCATTATCAACGGGGTTACAGGAAGTGCCATGGAATGACCTCATCAATGAAACAGGTTTGTTTTACTTTGATACGTTGTCGTCTACTGAGAGAGTTAATAAAAAAATAGTCGCTTCAAGAAAAACAGGTCACCAAATGACTGAACAGATGTTATGGGACATCTTGTCTCAATGTAACTTATAGCAAGCAATATTGCAGCAATTTGAAATTGATTCATGTTATATTTCATATTGTTTTTAAGTCTTTAATATACCTCCTTAATCAgtataagtaaaaaaatatatatattcattcgTAGTCCATTTAGTTTGCTCAGAACATAGCAGATTCATTCATCTACTTTTAGTCAACGCTCAAGTTTAAAGTTCATGCAGTGCTGGCGTGTTCCATAGTGCCCTTCAACTGCCCCGTTAGGCTACAAGGTCAAAGCCAAATGTCACATAGATCCTCCCTACAGCCAACCCTGTTAATCACACTAACCTGCTGGATACGTAAGACATGGCTCTGGTTTAGTAGCCAAAAGGGATCTCACCTTTTAAGCAGTTTGATTCTTCAGTTACATTGTAATCTCCTCCATCATTCCTTAAAGAGCGTCCCTGAACCTGTCAGTGTTGTTTAAACCATCCCTTTTACGGCCTCCTCTTTCTGACCGGCCCTTATCACTCACCAACACGCTTATTGATCAGTTCTATTAAATCAGTTGGGCATGAATGACATAAGCAtggcaccacaggaggttggtggcaccttaattggggaggacgggcttgtggtaatggatgGAGCGGAACAGgtggaacggcatcaaacacggtttccatgtgttggaatccattccatttactccgttccacCCGTCGTCATGGTACAACCTGTATACGGTTTCCATGTGTTGGAATCCAttccatttactctgttccacCCGTCGTCATGGTACAACCTGTATACGGTTTCCATGTGTTGGAATCCAttccatttactctgttccacCCGTCATCATGGTACAACCTGTATACGGTTTCCATGTGTTGGAATCCAttccatttactctgttccacCCGTCGTCATGGTACAACCTGTATACGGTTTCCATGTGTTGGaatccattccatttactccgttccacCCGTCGTCATGGTACAACCTGTATACGGTTTCCATGTGTTGGaatccattccatttactccgttccacCCGTCGTCATGGTACAACCTGTATACGGTTTCCATGTGTTGGaatccattccatttactccgttccacCCGTCGTCATGGTACAACCTGTATACGGTTTCCATGTGTTGGaatccattccatttactccgttccacCCGTCGTCATGGTACAACCTGTATACGGTTTCCATGTGTTGGaatccattccatttactccgttccacCCGTCGTCATGGTACAACCTGTATACGGTTTCCATGTGTTAGAATCCGTTCCACCCGTCGTCATGGTACAACCTGTATACGGTTTCCATGTGTTGGaatccattccatttactccgttccacCTGTCGTCATGGTACAACCTGTATACGGTTTCAATGTGTTAGaatccattccatttactccgttccacCCGTCGTCATGGTACAACCTGTATACGGTTTCCATGTGTTGGAATCCAttccatttactctgttccacCCGTCGTCATGGTACAACCTGTATACGGTTTCCATGTGTTGGAATCCAttccatttactctgttccacCCGTCGTCATGGTACAACCTGTATACGGTTTCCATGTGTTGGaatccattccatttactccgttccacCCGTCGTCATGGTACAACCTGTATACGGTTTCCATGTGTTGGaatccattccatttactccgttccacCCGTCGTCATGGTACAACCTGTATACGGTTTCCATGTGTTGGaatccattccatttactccgttccacCCGTCGTCATGGTACAACCTGTATACGGTTTCCATGTGTTGGaatccattccatttactccgttccacCCGTCGTCATGGTACAACCTGTATACGGTTTCCATGTGTTGGAATCCAttccatttactctgttccacCCGTCGTCATGGTACAACCTTTATACGGTTTCCATGTGTTGGAAtgcattccatttactccgttccacCCGTCGTCATGGTACAACCTGTATACGGTTTCCATGTGTTGGaatccattccatttactccgttccacCCGTCGTCATGGTACAACCTGTTCTATACATCCTGATAATCATCACAtcgaatgtatttataaagcccttcttccatcagctgacatctcaacgtgctgtacagaaacacagcctaaaaccccaaacagcaagcaatgctggTGTAGAGGTGTAAGAATCGTCTTCAACAAACGGCTTTCAGTCTCAACCGGGCCATTAATAGTAGATGCATGTTTTTTTTATacaaagcatttcgctacactcgcattaacatctgctaaccatgaacgtatgtgacaaataaaatttgatttgaagtttcAATACAAAAGACTGTTATCCAACATGGAGGTCCGGTTTCCACAGATGAAGCCGAGCGCTAGGATAAAAACCTATGACACGGGAGATTCTCCTGCTTTTAATTCCAGGACTTGGCTTAATCTGCGTCTGGGGAAACCGTCCCGCAACGTTCACATCACACATCAGGTGAGAGTGGGACTGCATCACAGGGAAAACAGGTCAGCccattgagggttcaataactgatggaacagccaatggaacagcctattgagggttcaataactgatggaacagtcaatggaacagcctactgagggttcaataactgatggaacagtcaatggaacagcctattgagggttcaataactgatggaacagtcaatggaacagcctattgagggttcaataactgatagaacagtcaatggaacagcctattgagggttcaataactgatagaacagtcaatggaacagcctattgagggttcaataactgatagaacagtcaatggaacagcctattgagggttcaataactgatggaacagtcaatggaacagcctattgagggttcaataactgatggaacagcctattgagggttcaataactgatggaacagtcaatggaacagcctattgagggttcaataactgatggaacagtcaatggaacagcctattgagggttcaataactgatggaacagtcaatggaacagcctattgagggttcaataactgatggaacagtcaatggaacagcctattgagggttcaataactgatggaacagtcaatggaacagcctattgagggttcaataactgatggaacagtcaatggaacagcctattgagggttcaataactgatagaacagcctattgagggttcaataactaaTGGAACAgccaatggaacagcctattgagggttcaataactgatagaacagtcaatggaacagcctattgagggttcaataactgatggaacagcctattgagggttcaataactgatagaacagtcaatggaacagcctattgagggttcaa
Proteins encoded in this window:
- the LOC135530284 gene encoding zinc finger protein 37-like is translated as MAAIVRLHRLTKDQLSLAAQKNNNKPGRKPTKKNNSTTRGRKQSTGKGNNSADSESVSSQVSSAPKWWGRPKGSKNKPKISLQLSSAILRPDEVKQEVKQEMDELPIRTKIEHWLNAVKPESYDPEMGNAKGPPTESDPRTDAHQLGIKAEDAPLYFQDGRRRLRSATSRPFNLNAFWSDPEWRPLNQKVRRFPCPHTVPAVLLRGHKTFSRKAGLDGLVEHLPIHDAERPFVCSQCCRTFTFKSNLTRHMRFHSDARPYVCSQCGQGFKISAHLPHDGPQSYMSLKYHRLSHTGERPLSCPECPMTFARPHTLMVHRRQHTGETPFSCQDCGKRFKQWCKLKEHVRRKHTGEKPYKCSDCDKCFVTTASRNAHMVVHTGEKPYKCMECGIS